The Juglans regia cultivar Chandler chromosome 16, Walnut 2.0, whole genome shotgun sequence nucleotide sequence TTCAATGGTCTGTTGTGTCACAATATCATCATGAATCCCTGTGGAGAGTCCTTTCTGAATGCGCTTTTTGATCCATTTGCTCAGATTATCTTGGTTACACATCCTAGGACTGGTGATCTGCGGGAATCCCTTAAGTACATTTACAACTTATATGTTGAGTATGTTGTCAAGAACCCAATATATACTCCAGGAACTCCAATCAGGTGACAgaatgattttcaattttcttaaactGGTGGACATCAAATGTTATCCAGTTAGTTTGTTGTTTATAAGCTTTAGTATTTGCTTCTCAATTGAAGTCATTGTCCTACTTGTTCTTTAATTGTTAGTCACTGTTTGACGCTTAAAATGTGCACTTCTTCTTAAATATAAGAGtaggaaaattattattctctctctctccagcgTCTCCCCCCTTCAGGGGCCTCTTATCACTGggaagaaaaggagaaaaaaaggaaagaaactaGGCGATGCAATAATGCTGAGTGCCCTTGGGaacttatgttttgaactaggAGTTCTTAGACAATTAGATAAGAAGTTGTATGTGGCTTTAGGGTGGATCCAGCTTTGTTGGTTTGATAGATATATAGACTGGACTAGCTGAGCCCATATCATTGCTTTGggctcactttttttttaatcagtcaTTGCTTTGGGTTCTTGGAGTTATTACCTCAGACAAGTTGGACTGAGGCATTATCTCTCGGTAGGACTTGTTCCCTCTTCAAATTGGTGTTTAATTGATGGACACTTttgttgagaaatgttttaagtcccatctttaaaaaaattgtgtagtGAAGTCAAAGgatctcaaataaaattttagtattAAGTCACAATTGTCTGAGTGctatttgtttgaaattttccaTAATAACCACGTTTGATATGTGAACCTCAATATGTGATTCCAAGGCAGTATCTGTGCCTTTTTAGAGACCTGCTGTACTAGAATCAGAGCTGGATTTCATTCTTTAACAATTTCCCTcgttgagttttatttaaatgCTTTTTAATATAAGCTGCAGAAAGCTGTTGCAATTTCTGTGAGAATTTTGTTCTTACGAGTGGCTATTGTAATTGCTTTTGTAGGTGTGAGCTATTCAATACAACTCTTGACCAATATGCAAGAAGCATCGCATAGGAGCTCAAGTTAGTGCTTGGACCATCATTATCTTGTATTAATGATCTTGTATAGATGCACTTCTCCTTCATTTTGAATGTTTGGTTCTGTATGTTGTGGCAGCCTTTGCACTCCGTATGGCCCCAAGGACAACGGTAAATTTGTGGTGGGTAGACCTACCTATTTAGTGAATATTTTGTGCTAATTTAAATTCCAGATTGTCACTATGGAAGATGGTCTGGCATTTTAATAGGTGTGGTTGATGGACAAGCTGTATGTGAGGTCTGGGACTAGTTTTAGAGCctagaaatcattttaatgcGGTTGGTAGCAATTGGTTGTGGTACACGTTATTTCAAAAGCTTTTGAAGGACATTgttcaaatttcaaatctgaCATGAGATGTTTCAAAGACTACGTTTAGATTGTTTGAGAAGTTCAAATACCATGTCCGATATGGTATGTTACCCCCATCACGATTAGATTGATCGACTTGTTTTGGGAGCGAGTGAGCGTGTCCTGTGGTTTTGGTACTTCAAGGTTCTGAATCAACATGCATTAGGTTCCGTGTTCATCTTTCTAGTTTCGCATCATCTAATCCAAAAGTTCTGCTAGCCACGGTCAGGTCATTGCCAATGCACTACATCTTCATAATTTCCCCTTTAATGGTAACTTTAGTGACTCTCAGTTCTTGATCAACTTTAGTAACAGTATCTTAATTATACAGAtactgttatttattttgatgttttttcatttcatctgcATTTTTCATGTCCATTTGAATGACATCTAGAAAAGGAAATGCTGGTGACTACATAGTTGAGACGTTGACAAACAAAATCATGGTCTTGATCTTCGTTCTTGCCCACATGCTTACTAGATGGAACCTTGagaattaataaataaagtggGTAGACCCTcgatcatatcatatcatcatcAGGTGTTGGCAAAGAGAAACTTGAATACATTCAAACAGATTGTTAGTGATAGTTGATTCTTTCAGCACCTAGTTGGTTGTAGGACGTACAATTTGGACCAGGACGTGAACATTCGAACATGAGAAACGATGAACCATCGCAAGAGTTTTCAGAAAGTGTAATTTTACTTCCGTTTTAAATTGTTGTTATCCTTAGtcacattttacataatttCGTGTGTCAACCTCTTAAATGATAGTAACTTAACAAATGTCACATACGTGACCGGAATGATGGAATCAGTGTAAAaaaatagcatttctctttcCCAGAAAATTGAAAAGACAAGATTCTGTAAGTTGATTCAATAATGTAATGGATTACAGGTCATCTGCTAAACATATGTTAATTAAATTCTCGAGATAACCAAATAAAGAAGTTGCAACTTGGAATAGAGAGAACCAAGTACTTCGATCATGCAAACTAAGCTTATCACTTAATATTATATGATGTGATTGAcaccaaatattaatattaggtATTGAAATCAACACCTAACATTCTGAAATGTAGAtccccaaaataaataaacaaacaaaacattCTGACTACTTGTTGTACGTACGAGGGTTTTTCCTCCTCATCAAGAGGTCAAACTTGCTGTTAATGTGTACCTTCTCTGGGATATATAATCGCCACGCTGCTACTTTGTTTCTCCTAACACGAACATGGACGATGCCATAGTTCTATACCCCTGTGCAGGCAGAAGCCACCTGACCACCATGGTAGAGCTTGGCAAGCTCCTACTCCAACATTACCCTCGTATCTCAGTCACTGTCCTTACCTTGAACACTCAAAACGCACGTACCGCCTCCAACCCCAATTATGTAATCAGCGCTACTGCCCAATACATCGCTGCCGTCAAAGCCACCACCCCATCCATCAACTTCCATGAGCTCCCCCCAATCTCCGATATCCCTTCCAATATTCCCCAAGTAGAGTTTCTCTTCCTACTCCCATCCCTCAACAATCCCGGTCTTCACCAGGCCCTCCAAACCATCTCTCAGACCTCCAAACTCAAAGCCTTGATAATCGATTTCTTCTGTGATGCTGCTTTCCAAGTGGCTGCAAACCTTAGCATACCCACATACTATAAATACACATCTAGCGCAAGCACTCTAGCCCTATTCCTTTACCGCCCAACCCTGCATAAATgctatgataaaaaaataaaggaagatcTCGGGGATTCGCTTCTTGATATTCCCGGCTTACCTAGCATCCTGGCGTCAGATCTCCCGGAATATAGAATGTCGGATCGTAGTTCCAAATTGTATGGGTATTTCTTAACCGCGGCAACCAACATGGCCAAATCAAATGGACTGATCGCAAACTCTTTCGAACAGCTCGAAACAAAAGCTATCAAGGCAATATCGGCTGGACTATGTGTTCCAGATGGACCGACTCCGCCAATATTCTGCATTGGACCTCTGATATCAGGAAGCAATCAAGGTGGAGATGGACAGCATGAGTGTTTGACTTGGCTAAACTCGCAACCGAGGCAAAGCGTTGTGTTTCTGTCATTTGGAAGCATGGGATTGTTTTCGGCAGAACAGTTGAAAGAAATGGCAGTAGGAATAGAAAACAGTGGCCAAAGGTTCTTGTGGGTGGTAAGAAATCCACCACCAGATAACGAAAAAGAGCCAAAGTTGGATGAATTATTGCCGGAAGGGTTCTCGGAAAGGACCAAGGATAGGGGTTTCGTGCTGAAACAATGGGCTCCACAGGTGGAGGTTCTGAGTCACGCCTCAGTGGGGGGACTCGTGACACACTGCGGATGGAGCTCGACGCTTGAAGCGGTGAGTGCTGGAGTGCCGATGGTTGGGTGGCCTCTATTTGCGGAGCAAAGGATGAACAGAGTGGCGATGGTGAAGGAATTGAAGGTGGCGTTGGCAGTGAAGGATTCGGAAGAGGGGTGGGTGAGTGGGGAGGAGTTGGGAAAGAGAGTGAGGGAGTTAATGGAGGGGGAAGAAGGGAagacggtgagagagagggtaACTGCCATGAGAGATGCTGCTGTGGAAGCCTGGAGAGAGGGCGGGTCCTCTCGCATTGCTTTGGCAAAGTTGGTTCAGCTGTGGCTTTCGTCGACGGAATAAGACTGGTTGTGTTGACTTCTTGTCCTAAACTTGTGCGTGCGAGTAATTAATTGGGTGGATATCTAAAAGCAGAAGTCGTGGGATGCTTTTGAGGTGTAATTTCTTAATTTCCGTATTAGttctgatagttttttttttttttttttagggaaatCTCACCCTCTCTTTACGAGGAAAGACAGGTTTGGAGTAtaagataaaacataaaattttcatctcatcttattattatatttttttaaatctttatacaaaatataataaacaattcaactttttcaaatctaatacatatttttcaaattctaaaataataataatattaaaatatattattttaaactttaaaacaaaacataaaattctcatctcaccttccAAACCTGTCCTAAAACGTTTGCTTACATAGAGGAGAACCCGGCCTTTGTATTGGTTTTAATAGTTTATAgttttataaagagattttataaaattaaatttatagattaatgaCATGATTTCATGCGatacattaaaattattttatagtaaaatataatgttataatctaacgtactacatcaaattatgtcaattcGTATATTTAGTTTTGTAAAATTCGTTTATAGCCAAATTCACTTGGAACTTATatgcttttatatatgtttgaactgaaatgttatttcaaaaaaaaaaaaagaaatgttgagtATTTCGTTACTATGAGATCCAAAACAAATCTTCAATTGTGGTGTGTGGAGAGAGCTAGCTATAACCTATATAAACATATTCTAATTGAAGTCTTAAAAGCTTTATAAGTTTCGTCTCCTTAATTAACTGTGAAaccatttttctaattttggtcttctatatatatatatatatatacatatacacacacatatatatatatatatatatatatatgtaggaaaACTCTGCTCTTACAGCTGGTAGCTTTCGCTAGGAgtaattgttgatttttttttaataatattgtgattttatttttaaaaaattaaaatattaaaaaaaatatatgtaaaaaaactaattaaaataattaactgGATTAATGCATGGAACACTATCAAGCTTCTTGTGTGTTTTGTAAGCGAATACTTAATTACTTTGACAGATTGGCTAGTGAAAAatgtt carries:
- the LOC109004493 gene encoding anthocyanidin 5,3-O-glucosyltransferase-like, with protein sequence MDDAIVLYPCAGRSHLTTMVELGKLLLQHYPRISVTVLTLNTQNARTASNPNYVISATAQYIAAVKATTPSINFHELPPISDIPSNIPQVEFLFLLPSLNNPGLHQALQTISQTSKLKALIIDFFCDAAFQVAANLSIPTYYKYTSSASTLALFLYRPTLHKCYDKKIKEDLGDSLLDIPGLPSILASDLPEYRMSDRSSKLYGYFLTAATNMAKSNGLIANSFEQLETKAIKAISAGLCVPDGPTPPIFCIGPLISGSNQGGDGQHECLTWLNSQPRQSVVFLSFGSMGLFSAEQLKEMAVGIENSGQRFLWVVRNPPPDNEKEPKLDELLPEGFSERTKDRGFVLKQWAPQVEVLSHASVGGLVTHCGWSSTLEAVSAGVPMVGWPLFAEQRMNRVAMVKELKVALAVKDSEEGWVSGEELGKRVRELMEGEEGKTVRERVTAMRDAAVEAWREGGSSRIALAKLVQLWLSSTE